The genomic DNA AGCTGTCTCGAACTTGCCGATGAAAACAATATCCGCTCAATCGCATTCTGCAGCATTTCAACGGGCGTGTTCGGCTATCCGAAAGAAGAAGCGGCCGGGACTGCCGTTGAAACTGTAAAGCAGTATCTCGCAGAAACAGGGTCTGAAATCGATGTCGTATTTAACGTTTTCGGCACGGACGATTTAAAAATCTATGAAAATCTTTTGACTTAAGAGAGGTTGTATTGGCATGAATGCTTGGAAGACACTTGAACAAAACGGTACGGAAAGTGAAATACTGAAAGGACTGATCGACGAGGCGGATGCTGTTGTTGTCGGTATCGGCGCCGGTATGTCGGCAGCTGACGGATTTACATATATCGGTGACCGCTTTAAAAATAATTTTCCGGACTTTATCGAAAAATATAACTGGCTGGATATGCTGCAGGCAAGCCTTTTTAAATTCCCGACACTGGAAGAGTACTGGGCATTTCAAAGCCGTTTTATAGTGCTGAATTATTTGGAACAGCCGGCGGGAGAGGCGTATATCGCACTTAAGGAAATGATTGAAAATAAACCGTATCATGTCATTACGACAAATGCAGATAACGCATTTTATGCTGCGGATTATAACATGGATAAAGTGCTTTATTACCAGGGAGAATACGTGCGCATGCAGTGCTCCGATTTCTGTCACGACGAAACGTACCGCGATGATGAACTGATGCGTAAAATGGCAGCGGAGCAGGACGGCATGGAAATACCGTCCGAACTGATTCCGTATTGTCCAAAATGCGGTGCGCCGATGGAGAAAAACAAACGTACAGCAGAAAAGGGCATGGTGGAGGATGCGAAGTTTAACGCTCAACGTGATGACTATAATGCATTCCTAAAAGAACACAGCAAAGGCAAAGTCATGTATCTGGAAATCGGTGTCGGCCATACGACTCCGCAGTTTATCAAGCATCCGTTCTGGCGTCAGACAAGACAAAATGAAAATGCGCTGTTTGTGACGATGAATCAGAAAACTTACCGCATTCCTGAAGCAATTAAATCACAGACAGTATTTTTAACCGAAGATATCGGAGAAACAATTTTAAACGCACATAAAAAATAACAGGCAAAGGATGACTGAAATGTATTTAATCGAACCATACCGGAATGGAGAATATATTACAGACGGTGCATACGCACTTGCGATGCAGGTCTATGTTCAGGACAATATCTTTTTGGATGAAGGAATTATTTTTCCTTATTACTGTAAGCCGAAAGTAGAAATCGGGCGTTTCCAGAACGCAGTATCGGAAGTCAATCAGGATTATCTTGAAGACAACGATATTCTGCTCGTCAGACGTGATACAGGCGGCGGTGCAATTTTAGTTGACGATGGTGCAGTGAACGTCTGTTTCCTCGTTCCGGAAGACACAGGTGTGTACGGCGATTATAAAAAGATGTATGCACCGGTTATAAAAGCGTTAAACAATCTCGGTATTACAAATGTTGAACAGAGCGGCAGAAATGACCTCGTTATCGATGGCAAAAAAGTTTCCGGCGGGGCGATGACGATGTCGAACGGCCGTGTGTACGGCGGATTCTCGCTGCTTCTTGATATTAATGTTGAAGCGATGGTTGCGGTACTTAACCCGAACAGGAAGAAAATAGAATCCAAAGGCATCAAATCTGTTCAGAGCAGAGTGACAACTCTGCGTGAACACCTGGCACCCGGGTATAAAGATGTGACGACAGAAGAGTTTAAAGATTTAATTATTCAACAGCTGCTGTCAATCGATGATGTTAAAGATGCAAAACGCTATGAGCTGACAGACGAAGACTGGAAACAAATCGACAAGCTCGTTGAAGAGAAATATAAAAACTGGGACTGGAACTACGGTAAATCACCCCGCTATTCCTATAACAGAGACGGACGTTTATCGGCAGGCACAGTGGATATTTCACTGGAAATCGAAGGTGGAAGAATCGATAAATGTTCGATTTTCGGTGACTTTTTCGGTCAGGGAAATATCAATGAAGTGGAAGATGCTCTGAAAGGTACGAGAGTCGTTAAGGAAGACCTGCTTGATGCATTGAAGCCGCTCGATCTCGATCATTACTTCGGCAAATTGGAAGCATCTGAGCTGACAGATTTAATTTTAAGTTAAACTAAGAATAATTTTTAATGAATAAGGGTATCTTCATTTATGGGGATACTCTTTTCAATATAGATTATGGTAAAATAAAAGAAATGGAGTATGTGCGACAGGAGGGTGTTTTGTGCAGCAGTTATATGCCAAAGTTATCGACGAGGAACAACATCAGGGTGTAACAATTGTAGACAGTAATAATAACGTTGTCGGCGATGTTTTCGCTACGACGATATCAGGCTGTGATGAGAAAAATACTTACGGTTTTCAGCATGTGAACGGCACTGAAATTTTGCTCGGTCTTCAGATAAGAAGATTCAAAGACTTAAACGTGGCAAAATATACAGTTGAATATACAGGTAAACGGTTTACTTTTAAAGAACGTAAACTTCATAATTTTATGAACTTCCGGGCGGACGGCACTGTACTGGAAACCCCTTATGTGTTTAAAGATGATAAAGAGGTCACTTTAACGATGCACCGCGGTGATGATTTAATCGGATCGATGAACGATCATAAAATATTTGTTGATAATATTTCTGATATTGAAGCGGGTATGCTTATTTTAATGTACTTTATGTATAAATTATATAAGCGTGAGGATTACCATGTGGCGCGTATTCTGCACCGTAACTGGTAAAGCTGTCATAAGTTTTGTATAAATTATTTAAATATTGTAATATTGATGAAAATAATCGAGTTGAGGAGGCAGTATATGTTAAGAATATTTTGTGTCGCGATTCCGGTACTGGTACTGCTGTTGCCATTATTCATGGCCGACAACATCGTCTGGATATTAAATATACTGCTGACATCACTTGGAACGATATTCGGATACATTAATTACAAGTACCGTAAAGACAAAGTATGGCTCGCTGTAATGATTGTCAATATTATTCTGTTTCTGTATTACATATATGAAACAATTAATTTCTTCATATAAAAAAGACTTCCTTAAGGAAGTCTTTTTAATTTTGCGGTTCGATATAGTTGTAGTCGCTGAAGTCGAGTCCGACAGGCAGTCCGCTGATAAGGTGTGAGACTTCATGTCCGACATACGGACTTGCCGTCAGCCCTGTTGAGCCCATGCCGTTAATTACGAAAGTATTGTCATCGACATAACCGATAAACGGCAGGAAGTCACGTGTATACGGCTTTAAACCGACGCCCATTTCAGTAATTTCCACATCTTCTTTTTTGAAGTATTTATACAGTTCGCTCTGCAGATAGTTATAGCTTTCATCAGTCGGCGAGGTATCGAACGACCCGGTATCGATATGTGTCGTCCCGATCACATACTCATCTTTTTCAAGATGCACGATATACGTCGGTCCGAGCGCCATCACGACAGGGGACTGGATATCCTGCTGGTTTTTTAATTTAAAATGCATGATTTCCGCACGCTGATGCGCAATATCAGGTTTATACGTCTGTTCGGCACCCCAGGCGCCCGTCGTATAAATTTTAAGAGAACCGTCATCAGTTGTTTCATCATAGGACTCATTTTTCCACGTACCGCCATGATGAATGAACGCTTCTTTTAAAGCTGCGAGCAGTTTCCGGCCGCGGACCTGTCCGCCGCCTTCTACAATCAGCGCGGGATACTCTGTCGTTATGGACGGGTGCAGCGCCGAAAGTTCCTCTTTTGACAGTTGTCTGACTGCACCGACATCAGGATTGTCAATTCCTTTAGCGCTGATTCGTTTCGTTGCCTTGTCGAAGATATTTTCTTTAAACAGGCAGATTGCACCGCTGTTCTTATAACCGGTAGACATGCCGGTTTCCCGTTCAAGTGTACTGATAAATTCAGGATAATAATGCGCACTTTTAGTTACGAGACGGTACCACTTTTTGTTGCGGCGCTGACTGACCCACGGGCATATAATTCCGGCTGATGCGAAAGTTGCCTGGCCTTTGTCCTGCCGGTCGTATAGTGTGACATTGTGTCCAAGCTTTATGAGATGGTAACCGGCAGACGCTCCTGCAAGACCGCCGCCGATAATCGTTATATTCATTAAATCACTCCTGTGTAATGGCTGTTATAATTATGATATGTTATTTAAAGACGAATACGAAAGAGGCATGTACATGGACAAGCTCGAATTGAATATTTTTGAAAATAAATCTGCATTGAAAAGCATATCATGGATTCAAATTCTGGCAATGACAGGCACGTTTATCGTGCTGTATCTGCTCGAAGGATTTGTTATTAAACCGACAGGCAGTGCACTTGTCGGTAAAGAGCAGTTTGGTATTGTCGGTGCAGTATTTTTTATTATCGCACTATTTTTTATTATTATCATCGTTCATGAAGCAGTTCACGGCCTGTTTTTTAAAATTTTTAATCCGGATGGACGGGTTAAATTCGGATTTAAAGCCGGCATGGCCTACGCGACTTCACCCGGTACCGTGTATTCAAGAGGACAGTTCTTTATCATCATCGTTATGCCGTTTGTTATTCTGACGGCGATTATGCTCGGACTGATGTTTACGATACCGAATCCCGCATACAAATATTATATCGCACTGCATACCGGTGCGTGTGCCGGTGACTTCTACTATTTGTATTTAATAATGAAGCACAAACATTTAAAATACGCTGTAGATACGGAAGTGGGTATGAGCCTTTACGAAACGAAAGATCAGACAGTTTAAAGAGTAGAACGTGTGTTCGTTATTTGATATAATGGATATGGGTGAAGACGATGGAAAAACGAATCATTCATATAGATATGGACGCATTTTTTGCCCAGGTGGAACAGCGCGATAATCCGGAACTGAGAGGTAAACCGGTGATAGTCGGTGGACGTTCGTTCAACAGGGGTGTCGTTGCGACAGCAAGTTACGAGGCGAGGAAGTTCGGCGTGCATTCGGCAATGCCGACGAAAACCGCTCATAAACTGTGTCCCGACGGTATTTTCGTACATCCGCGTTTTGAACGTTACAAAGAAATCTCGGCACAGATCAGGGAAATATTTTTAAGCTATACAGAGCTCATTGAACCGCTGAGCCTTGATGAAGCCTATCTGGATATAACGGAACTTGTCAGCAGAGAAACGCCTTCAAAAGAGGTTGCATTATCCATTCAGAGAGATATTTTTGACAGGACCGGACTGACATCAAGCAGCGGCATTTCCTATAATAAGTACCTGGCTAAAATTGCTTCCGGCATGAACAAACCGAAAGCCACGACAGTGATACATTATGATAATGTTCTTAAAATACTCCATGAACTGCCGATAGGGAAATTTCCCGGTGTCGGTAAAGTAACAGAAGAAAAAATGCTCGGAATGGGTATAAAAAACGGCAAAGATTTATATGATATAAGCAGGAATGATTTAATACTGAAATTCGGTAAACGCGGCGAGAGTTTATATAACAAAGCCCGGGGCATTGGGACGAATGAACTGACAGTCCAGCGTGAACGGAAATCGGTCGGCAAGGAAACAACATTCAACTATGACAGAAACGATGACAAGGAAATACTCGGTGTACTGGAAGAACTGTCGGACAAAGTCAGTGTACGTCTTGAAGACAGGCAGCTTGCCGGAAGAGTCGTTACCGTTAAGATAAAAAACGGTGACTTTGAAACACACTCAAAACAAATGATGACGATGGACCCGGTGTTTAAAGGTGAAGACATTTATCATTATGCGTATAATCTGTATCATGAAGTGAAAGAACAGGATGTGCCAATCCGGTTAATCGGTGTGACGGTTTCCGGTATAGAAGAAAGGCTCTACAGAAATATGACCATATATGATTTTATAATGTAGCAACTTTGTTATACTGTTAAATAAGACTAAAAGTAAGAAGGTATAAAAAATGATAGTTAAAACACAGGAAGAATTACAAAAACTAGAAGAAATCGGTCAGATTTGCGGCCGTGTATTAAAAGCGACAGTTGAACATGCTAAAGTCGGCATGACGACTAAAGAGCTTGATGAATTTGCAGGCGGTCTGCTTGAAGAATACGGCGCAAAAAGTGCACCGATCAGCGAATACGATTTTCCGGGTTACACCTGCATCAGCATTAACGAAGAAGTGGCACACGGGATTCCCGGCAAACGTGTTATTAAAGACGGGGATATTGTTAACGTCGATGTATCAGCAGTCAAAGACGGCTTTTATTCTGATACGGGAATTTCTTTTATCGCAGGAGAAAATGACGACCCGTTAAAACAGAAAGTCATCGATGTAACTGAAATGGCATTCGAAGAAGCATTGAAAAAAATTAAACCCGGTGCGAAAGTAAGCCAGATTGGCCGCGCAGTATTTAACACAGCACGCCAGAATGGACTGACAGTCATTAAAAACTTAACAGGACACGGCGTAGGGAAAAGTCTGCACGATCAGCCGCAGCACATTATGAACTACTACGATCCGACAGACAGAACAATCCTTAAAGAAGGTATGGTTATTGCAGTAGAGCCGTTCGTATCATCAAAAGCAACAATCGTCACGGACGGTAAAGACGACTGGGCATTTGAAACAAAAGACGGCAGCTACGTTGCACAAAAAGAACACACAATCATGGTAACGAGCGAAGGCCCGAAACTGTTAACAAAAGTAGAAGACTAATAAATTAAGCAGTCCCCGGAACATCCTGACAGAGGATGATTCGGGGACTTTTTGTTTGGGAAAGTCAGGGTAACGGGGCTGGTTGGCTGGTTCTAAGTAACAATGAGAGCTGTTCATAGTAACGAAAGAGAGTTTAAGTAACAATGAGAGC from Jeotgalicoccus saudimassiliensis includes the following:
- a CDS encoding SIR2 family NAD-dependent protein deacylase: MNAWKTLEQNGTESEILKGLIDEADAVVVGIGAGMSAADGFTYIGDRFKNNFPDFIEKYNWLDMLQASLFKFPTLEEYWAFQSRFIVLNYLEQPAGEAYIALKEMIENKPYHVITTNADNAFYAADYNMDKVLYYQGEYVRMQCSDFCHDETYRDDELMRKMAAEQDGMEIPSELIPYCPKCGAPMEKNKRTAEKGMVEDAKFNAQRDDYNAFLKEHSKGKVMYLEIGVGHTTPQFIKHPFWRQTRQNENALFVTMNQKTYRIPEAIKSQTVFLTEDIGETILNAHKK
- a CDS encoding lipoate--protein ligase, with product MYLIEPYRNGEYITDGAYALAMQVYVQDNIFLDEGIIFPYYCKPKVEIGRFQNAVSEVNQDYLEDNDILLVRRDTGGGAILVDDGAVNVCFLVPEDTGVYGDYKKMYAPVIKALNNLGITNVEQSGRNDLVIDGKKVSGGAMTMSNGRVYGGFSLLLDINVEAMVAVLNPNRKKIESKGIKSVQSRVTTLREHLAPGYKDVTTEEFKDLIIQQLLSIDDVKDAKRYELTDEDWKQIDKLVEEKYKNWDWNYGKSPRYSYNRDGRLSAGTVDISLEIEGGRIDKCSIFGDFFGQGNINEVEDALKGTRVVKEDLLDALKPLDLDHYFGKLEASELTDLILS
- a CDS encoding NAD(P)/FAD-dependent oxidoreductase; protein product: MNITIIGGGLAGASAGYHLIKLGHNVTLYDRQDKGQATFASAGIICPWVSQRRNKKWYRLVTKSAHYYPEFISTLERETGMSTGYKNSGAICLFKENIFDKATKRISAKGIDNPDVGAVRQLSKEELSALHPSITTEYPALIVEGGGQVRGRKLLAALKEAFIHHGGTWKNESYDETTDDGSLKIYTTGAWGAEQTYKPDIAHQRAEIMHFKLKNQQDIQSPVVMALGPTYIVHLEKDEYVIGTTHIDTGSFDTSPTDESYNYLQSELYKYFKKEDVEITEMGVGLKPYTRDFLPFIGYVDDNTFVINGMGSTGLTASPYVGHEVSHLISGLPVGLDFSDYNYIEPQN
- a CDS encoding DUF3267 domain-containing protein, with protein sequence MDKLELNIFENKSALKSISWIQILAMTGTFIVLYLLEGFVIKPTGSALVGKEQFGIVGAVFFIIALFFIIIIVHEAVHGLFFKIFNPDGRVKFGFKAGMAYATSPGTVYSRGQFFIIIVMPFVILTAIMLGLMFTIPNPAYKYYIALHTGACAGDFYYLYLIMKHKHLKYAVDTEVGMSLYETKDQTV
- the dinB gene encoding DNA polymerase IV, whose amino-acid sequence is MEKRIIHIDMDAFFAQVEQRDNPELRGKPVIVGGRSFNRGVVATASYEARKFGVHSAMPTKTAHKLCPDGIFVHPRFERYKEISAQIREIFLSYTELIEPLSLDEAYLDITELVSRETPSKEVALSIQRDIFDRTGLTSSSGISYNKYLAKIASGMNKPKATTVIHYDNVLKILHELPIGKFPGVGKVTEEKMLGMGIKNGKDLYDISRNDLILKFGKRGESLYNKARGIGTNELTVQRERKSVGKETTFNYDRNDDKEILGVLEELSDKVSVRLEDRQLAGRVVTVKIKNGDFETHSKQMMTMDPVFKGEDIYHYAYNLYHEVKEQDVPIRLIGVTVSGIEERLYRNMTIYDFIM
- the map gene encoding type I methionyl aminopeptidase, with product MIVKTQEELQKLEEIGQICGRVLKATVEHAKVGMTTKELDEFAGGLLEEYGAKSAPISEYDFPGYTCISINEEVAHGIPGKRVIKDGDIVNVDVSAVKDGFYSDTGISFIAGENDDPLKQKVIDVTEMAFEEALKKIKPGAKVSQIGRAVFNTARQNGLTVIKNLTGHGVGKSLHDQPQHIMNYYDPTDRTILKEGMVIAVEPFVSSKATIVTDGKDDWAFETKDGSYVAQKEHTIMVTSEGPKLLTKVED